The genomic segment GCCTGCAACGACCTGATCGCGCGCGTGGTCGGCCTGTTCCCCGAAACCTTCGTGGGCGTGTGCATGCTGCCCCAGTCGCAGGAAGCGGACATGACCAGCTCCATCGCGGAGCTGGAACGCTGCGTTACCGAACTGGGCTTCATCGGCTGCAACCTGAACCCCGACGCCAGCGGCGGCTTCTTCAAGCAGCCGGCATTGACCGACAAGTTCTGGTATCCCTTCTACGAGAAGATGGTGGAGCTGGACGTTCCGGCGATGATCCACGTTTCGGGCAGCTGCAACCCGGCGATGCACGCCACGGGCGGCTATTACCTCGCGGCCGATACGGTGGCCTTCATGCAGCTGCTGGAAGGCGATCTGTTCTCCGATTTCCCGACCCTGCGCTTCATCATCCCGCATGGCGGCGGCGCGGTGCCCTATCACTGGGGCCGTTATCGCGGTCTGGCCGATATGCTGAAGAAGCCTGCGCTCGATCAGCATCTGATGAACAACATCTTCTTCGATACCTGCGTTTATCACCAGCCGGGCATCGACCTGCTGGCCGACGTGATCGAGAACAAGAACATCCTGTTCGGCAGCGAAATGGTGGGCGCGGTGCGCGGCATCGACCCGACCACCGGCCATTATTTCGACGATACGAAGCGTTATATCGACGCGCTCGATATCTCTGACACAGAGAAACACGCCATCTTCGAAGGCAATGCGCGTAAGGTGTTCCCGAGGCTTGATGCCAGACTGAAGGAACGTGGCCTATGACCGCAAACGAAACCGCCGCCATTGCAACCGGCCTTGCGCGCTGCGCAAAGCCGGAACGGTATATCCAGCAGCTTGTCAGCCACTGGGGCCACAAGATGGCCACCAGCTATGCCGACGGACTGGGCGCGTTTCCGTTTTCCGAGATCGAGAATGCCACCATGCAGGTGCATGGCGAAGGGATCGCGATCACCCTCGTCACCGGCGATGCGGAACGCAATGTCCACCTGCGCGGCGTGATAGAACGCCATATCGACCGTTTCGCCTTCAAAGAGGCGCCCCTGAGCTACGAATGGAAAGAACAATGAGCGACAAGAAGCAGAGGATCGACATCCACGAATACCTCGCGGCCTTCGACGATATCCCGGGCACCCGGGTGTTCACCGCGAAGCGCGCGCGCAAGGGCTATTGGCTGAACCAGTTCGCGATGAGCCTGATGAAGGCCGAAAACCGCGAACGCTTCAAGGCCGACGAAAGCGCCTATCTCGACGAGTGGAACCTGACCCCGGCGGCCAAGCAGGCCGTGCTGGATCGCAATTACAATGCGATGATCGATGAAGGCGGCAACGTCTACTTCCTGTCCAAGCTGTTCTCCACCGACGGCAAGAGCTTCCAGTTCGCCGCCGGTTCGATGACGGGCATGACTCAGGAAGAATATGCACAAATGATGATCAACGGTGGCCGTTCGCCCGAAGGCGTGCGTTCGATCAAGGGAGGTTTCTGATCATGGCACGCGTTACCACTGGCATTACGTCCAGCCACATTCCCGCGCTGGGCGCCGCCCTGCAGACGAAGACTTCGGACAATGAATATTGGGGCCCGGTCTTCAAGGGCTACGAACCGATCAAGGAATGGATCAAGCAGCCGGGCAACATGCCCGACGTGGTGGTGCTGGTTTATAACGACCACGCTTCCGCCTTCGACATGAACGTGATCCCCACCTTCTCGATCGGTTGCGCCGAAAGCTTCAAGCCCGCCGACGAAGGCTGGGGCCCGCGCCCGGTTCCCGACGTGATCGGCCACCCCGATCTTGCCTGGCACATCGCCCAGAGCCTGATCCTCGACGATTTCGACATGACCATCTTCAACAAGATGGATGTCGACCACGGCTGCACCGTGCCGCTCTCGATGATCTTCGGCGAGCCGGAAGAATGGCCGTGCAAGGTCATCCCCTTCCCCGTCAACGTGGTGACCTATCCGCCGCCGTCGGGCCGCCGCTGCTTCAACCTGGGCGATTCCATCCGCGCCGCGGTGGAAAGCTTCCCGGAAGACCTCAACGTCCATGTCTGGGGCACGGGCGGCATGAGCCACCAGCTGCAGGGTCCGCGCGCGGGCCTGATCAACAAGGAATTCGATCTCAACTTCATCGACAAGCTGATCGAAGACCCCGAAACGCTCAGCAAGATGCCGCATATCGAATATCTGCGCGAAGCAGGCAGCGAAGGCATCGAACTGGTGATGTGGCTGATCATGCGCGGCGCGCTGGGTGACAAGGTGAAGGATCTCTACACCTTCTACCACATCCCGGCTTCCAACACCGCGCTGGGCGCCCTGCTGCTCCAGCCGGAAGAAACCGCCGGCACCCCGCTCGAACCGCGCAAGGTGATGAGCGGCCACAGCCTTACCGCCGAGGCCTGATCGGTCAGGCAGATTTCACGGGCGCCTGCAACAGCGGGCGCCCGTCCCTATTTTCAACTCTAGCGAGACAGGAGAGCAGACATGCGCATTGCACTCGTGGGCGCCGGTGCTTTCGGTGAGAAGCACCTCGATGGCCTGAAGAACGTCGAAGGCGTCGAAATCACCTCCGTCATTTCCCGCCGGGCCGAACAGGCTGCGGAAGTGGCCGCCAAATATGGCGCGAAGCATTCGGGCACCGAACTTTCGGAAGCGCTGGAGCGCGACGATGTGGACGCGGTGATCCTGTGCACCCCCACCCAGATGCACGCCGAACAGGCCATTGCCTGCATGAACGCGGGCAAGCACGTGCAGGTGGAAATCCCCCTGTCCGACAGCTGGGCCGATGCCGAGGCAGTCGAAGCCAAGCAGAAGGAAACGGGCCTGGTCTGCATGGTGGGTCACACCCGCCGCTTCAACCCCAGCCACCAGTATGTTCATAACAAGATCGCAGCGGGCGAACTGAACATCCAGCAGATGGACGTTCAGACCTACTTCTTCCGCCGCAAGAACATGAACGCCAAGGGCGAGCCGCGCAGCTGGACCGACCACCTGCTGTGGCACCACGCGGCCCACACGATCGACCTGTTCGCCTATCAGGCGGGCAAAATCGTGACGGCCAACGCCATCCAGGGCCCCAAGCACCCGGAACTGGGCATCGCCATGGACATGTCGATCCAGCTCAAGAGCGAAACGGGCGCGATCTGCACCCTCTCGCTGTCGTTCAACAATGACGGCCCGCTGGGCACCTTCTTCCGCTACATCGGCGACAATGCGACCTACATCGCCCGTTACGACGATCTCGTCACCGGCAAGGAAGAGCCCATCGACCTGACCGGCACGACCATTTCGAACAATGGCATCGAACTGCAGGACCGTGAATTCGTCGCCGCGATCCGCGAAGGTCGCGAGCCGAATTCCTCGGTCTCCAGCGTGCTCGATTGCTACCGGGTGATCGGCGAACTGGCCGCCAGCCTCGAAGCGCAGGACGGCTGGTCCTGATTTCCGCACCGGCGCGCCGATTCTCCAACGTTTCGGCGCAGTTACGGTTGCGGATTTAGCGGCTAAGGCTAAATCATGACACGGGCTCAACGTAACAGACGTTGGGCCCGTGTTTATTTTGCGGAACTTGGGGGAGTATTCGCTTTGGCTGAGCTTGAGCGTATTTTAGGCGTGATGGAACAGATCAATCGTGAGATGCGGATCGTCGTCCACAAGGCCGGTCCGGACCTCAATGGCCGGATCGTAACCCTGCGCCAGGAATTCTCCACCGAGACGGGCAATCTGATCGGTTGCATGCCCGGCGACGAGCGCCTGCGCTATCGCCCTGACCTGTTCGCGGAATTCCAGCACCGGCTGGACGGCGTGCGCACCAGACTCACCAGCCATCAGGCCCGCTGGTCGCTCCATGCGATCAACACACAGCGCGACGATTACGTTCATTCGGCCGAAGCTGTGCATTCCAGCATCGCCGATTATCTCGACTGGGCGAAGGGCGCACTCTCTTCGCACTGAGCGCGCATCCGGCATCAGCAGCCATTTGCCATCGCGCGCCGTGTGGCTAAAGAGGGCCGGCACGGCGGCATACGCCGCCATCCGCTGAGCCCCATCACGCTCCAGACGAGGAAATCCATGAAGCGCCAACTGGCAAACCGCTCCGTCCATCCCGTCGGCCTCGGCTGCATGAACCTGTCCTGGGCCTATGGCACTCCGCCCAGCCAGGAAGACGGGATCAAACTGCTCAACCGCGCACTCGATCTGGGTTACGATCACCTCGACACTGCCCGCATCTATGGCGCGGGCAAGAACGAGGCGCTGATCGCCGAAGCACTGAAGGGCCGCCGCAAGGAGTTCTTCCTCGCGTCCAAATGCGGCATCGTGGTGGAAGGCCCCAAGCGCGGCGTGGATTGCAGCCCCGAGGCGATCGAAAGCGCGGTCGAGACCAGCCTGAAGCTGCTCGATACCGATCATATCGATCTCTATTACATGCACCGTTTCGATCCCAAGGTGCCGATTGCGGATTCCGTGGGCGCGCTGAAGGCCGCCATCGATGCGGGCAAGATCGGCGCCTATGGCGTTTCCGAATGGAGCTCCGCCCATATTCGCGAGGCCCATGCAATCCATCCGGTGGGCGCGGTGCAGACCGAATATTCGCTGTGGACCCGCAATGTCGAACTGGGCGTGCTGGATACCTGCAAGGAACTGGGCATCCCGCTGGTTGCCTTCTCCCCGGTGGGTCGCGGCGCGCTGGGCGGCGTTCTGAAAGACCCGACCACGCTGGAAGAAGGCGATCTGCGCAACATCATGCCGCGCTTCAACGCGGAAAACTGGCCGAAGAACCTGGCGCTGATCGAACAGTTCGTGGCCCTGGCCGCCGAAGCGGGCGTAACGCCGGGCCAGCTCGCCAATGCCTGGGTGCTGAGCCGCGGGGACAATGTCCATGTCATCCCCGGAACCACCAGCCTCCAGCATCTGGAAGACAATTACAACGCCGCCAACGTTGCCATCGCGCAGGATGTGCTTGACCGGGCGGATGCACTGATCAACCAACAGACCGTTGCCGGCCACCGTTATCACGACGCGATCCGGCCGACGATCGACACGGAAGATTTCGCCTGATCAGGGCGAACACCGCTAGGAGAGGGTAAGGGACATATGGCAGGCGGAAGCGTGCGCGCGGCAATCGGCTATACCGAGGATACCGGCAAGCAGCCCTATTTCTATGCCAATGCGCATGAGAAGGATTATGTCCCCCTCGCCCCGGTGGAAATGGAGATTGCGGACGCGCGAGGCATGGAAACCTCGCTCGACCGTGAGGGTTTCATTCTGGTGGAACATGCCAGCTCCGTTCCCGACCTGACCGATCTGGATGCGGTCGTCCGCATTCATGCCGGTGAGGTGGAGCAATTGCTGAAGGACGTCAGCGGGGCGGATCATATCGTCATGATGCCTCGCGGCATCCTGCGCTTTTCCGAAAGGCTGGGCCAGAACGCCGCGCATGACAATTCGCACCCGGCGCGCTTCGCCCATGTCGACATGTCGATCTCCGCTGCCGAGGAGGCCCGCGACAAGGGCGCACCCGGCCCGGAAATCACCGGCGGACGCAAAATCGTGCGCAGCGCGCAATACAATGTGTGGCGCGTGCTTTCCGGCCCGCCGCAGGACGTGCCGCTGGCCCTGTGCGCCTGGCCGAGCGTCGAGGATGGCGATCTGATCGATTGCCTGGCGATCTTCGATCCACCGGATGGCGGCCCAGAATGGAGCTTCGGCAATTACGTCATCAAGCACAATCCGAACCACCGCTGGTATTATTACAGCAACATGCGCCCCGATGAGGCGATTGTGTTCAAGACCAGCGAGAGCGATACCGGCAAGGCCCGCCTGATGCCGCACGGCGCTTTCGACAATCCGGAAGTCGGCGCCGATGCGCCTGCCCGCGTCAGCCTGGAAATGCGCGGGACCGCTTATTGGTTCGAATAAGCGGTCCCGGCCAAATCGGTCGGCAGATCAGCCCATCTTGCCGTAATTCCACAGCGAGAGCGTACGGGCGCGTTCGGCTTCCACCTGCTCGTATGCGGCGGAATCCACCGTGCACCAGCCGTGATCCGCGGCGAATACTTCGACCCGGGCGCCAACGCCCGCATCTTCCGCCGCGTGGCGCAGGGCCACCTTGTCGTCAGGGCTGCGCTTGTCGTCATTCTGGGCGATGGCGAACAGATAGAGCGCCTTGGTGCCCTTGAGCATCTTGTGCGGGCTGTCCGGCGCCGGAGTGACGAGGCCGCCACCGTGGAACGAGCTGACTGCGCCGACCCGGTCGGGAACGGCAGCGGCAGTGCGCACGGCGTAGGAGCCGGTCATGCAATAGCCTTCGGCCGCGATCTTCTTGCTGGCATCGACTGCAGGGTTGGCATCGAGCCAGGCGACGATTGCCTTGGCATCGCTGACGATGGCCGGAACAGTCAGCTTGGCCATCATCGGCCCCAGCTTCTCGCGCCCTTCCGGGGCAAAGAATTCGGAGATGGTGTTCATCACCGGCGCCTTGGCGCTGCGGTAATAATGGTTCACCGCCACTACGGCATAGCCCGATGCGGCCAGCGTGCGGGCCATCACCTTATAGGCATCGCGCAGCCCGGCAATGTCGGGATACATGATGACGGCGGGATGCTTGCCTTCGGCCGGGTGGACGAAGAACGCATCCATCTTGCCATCGGGCGTGGTGATCGTAACGGTCGATTCGGTCAGCGCCGGGCCGTTGCCCTGCGCGGCGCAAGCAGTGCTGACGGTCAGCGTACCCATCGCTGCCGCACTGATCGCCGCAAAGTCCCTGCGGCTAAGGCCCCGTTTCGCCAGCGTGGCATCATCGGCCACAGCCGTGAAATCATCGCACATCGATTCTCTCCTTGTCTTCTCCCGTCCAGCCGGTGGACGAAGCCCCGCCGGATCGCCTGCCACTATGTTGTTTTTGTCCGGGCCTGCCAATGCCCAATCAGGCACTGGCAGGCACCGAAAGGTGGCTGAGCCTCAGGTCAGATCGTCAAGGCTGATGACCAGCCCGGCTTCGGCGGCCTTCATTGCATCGCGGCGCAGCTGCTCGATCTTCAGGCGGCCAGCGGGCGCCTCTTCCTGCGGCAGGGCGGCCATGGTGGCGGCGTGGATTTCCTCGAAATCAGGCCCATGTTCGGGATGGGTCAGGATCAGGCCCTTCTGCTCCGTCATGCCGGCGAGGATTTTCGTGCCCACTTCATAGGGGTCCATTCCTTCCTCAAACGCGGTGCCGAACTGTTCCAGCTCGCCCTTGGCGACATCGGGGAAGCCGCTGGTGCCGAAACCGTCCGGGCGCTTCAGCGCGCTGGTCCAGGCATTGGTGCGGGTCAGCGCGGGGCAGCACAGCGAACAGCCGATCTTGTGCGGTGCAAGATTGTAACGCAGCGATTCCGTCAACCCGCGCACGGCGAACTTGCTGGCCGTGTAGATGCCCGCCTGCGGGCCGGGCAGGAAGGCGGCCATGCTGGCGATGTTCACCACATGGCGGCGGCCGTGGCTGGCCTTGATCTTGGGCAGGAAGGACACCAGCCCGTTCACCACCCCGCCGAAATTGACGCCCATGATCCAGTCATAATCGTCATAGCTGGCCTCGTCCGTCGGCCCGAAGACCGAAACGCCAGCATTGTTCACCAGCACGTGGACTTCGCCGAAATGCTGCACCACTTCCTCGGCCACTTGTGCGAAGCGGGCGCGGTCGGTCACGTCGAGTTTCAGGAACAGCGGCTGTTCGTAGCCCTTGGCCTTGAACCATTCGGCCACGCGGTTCTTGTCATCCTCGTTGCGGTAGGACAGCGCCAGCCGCATCCCCGCATCCGCAAAGGCCTGCGCCACGCCCAGGCCAATGCCGGTGACTGCGCCAGTGATGAAGGCAACCCGGCCTTCCCAGGGCCGATCAGCAGTGCTCATATTCCGAAAATCCTCTCGCCAAAATTGTCACGGTCGTTAGTAACGTCCCAAACGCAAATTGGGAGAGAGCAAATGAGCGACGTTGAAGCCCGCCTGGCCGAACTGGAACACAAGGTCGGCGTGCTGGAGGACGTGCAGGCCATCCGCCGACTGCACTGGGCCTATGGCTATTACATCGATTTCAACCGCCCTGACGAAGTGGCGGACCTGTTTGCCGAAGACGGCGCGGTGGTGTTCCTTTCGGGCGAATATATCGGCCACGCTGGTGTGAAGCGCCTCTATGGCGACTGGATCGCGGGCCGCTTCACCGGCGGACGTCCCGGCCCGGTCAACGGGTTGCTGCTCGACCATTTCCAGATGCAGGACATCATCACCGTCGCGCCTGACCGGCAGACCGCCAAGGGCCGCTTCCACGGCATTCTGCTGGGCGGCTGGCATGACGACTTCCAGGACACCAAGGAAGAGATGATGCCGCAGCAGTTCATGGAAGCCGGCATTTACGAGAACGATTACGTGAAGGTCGACGGGATCTGGAAGATCAAGCGGCTGGACTACATGATGCAGTGGCAGGGCGATTACGAGCAGGGCTGGGCGCACACCACCGCACACCTCCAGCCGGCGGAAAAGACCTTCCCCGAAGATCCGCTCGGCCCGGACGTGCTGCTGCCCGCCGACCAGCATCGCCAGACCTGGCCCTATCGTCAGGACGTGCCGATGCACTTCGCACATCCCAAGTTCGGCTCGGTTCTGGCCGGACAGGAGAAGAAGTGAGATTGGCCCTGTTTGCGGCGCTGCTGGCATTGCCTGCAGCGCCGTCGCTGGCCGGGGAAGGCCCGGCTGGCGAGGCGGAGAAGCCATGCACGACGCGTGACGTCGCCAATGGCTTTATTCCGCTGTTCTATGAACAGGGCAAGATCCGCGAGGCCTACGAGGCCTGGGTGGCCGAAGACTACATCCAGCATAACCCCCATGCCACCGATGGGCGCGATGCCGCCATCGCCTTTCTGGAACCCTTCTATCAGCGCAATCCCACGCACCGGATGATCGTGCACCGGGTTCTGGTGGATGGGGATCTGATCGCCGTGCACCTGCATGGCCAGACCGGCCCGGACGACCGGGGCGCTGCCGCTGTCGACATATTGCGCGTGAAGGATTGCAAGATCGTGGAGCATTGGGACGTAACCCAGCCCGTGCCCGAACATTCCGCCAATCCGAACGGCATGTTCTGACGGCGAAGAGGGAGACGCATGAAATGACCGATCCCGCCGATACATCAGACCGCGAAAATCTGTCCGTCCGCGAAGTGGCGGAACGCTTCATCGAACTGTTCCACCATCAGGATAATCCGGCCGCCGCCTTCAAGGCCTGGGTCCACCCGGATTATATCCAGCACAATCCCAATGCCCCCACCGGGCGCGATGCGACGCTGGAAGTGCTGGATGCCGCCGTGCGCAACAATCCCGAACTGACGCATGACGTGAAACGCGTGATCCATGGCGAGGAGAAGGATGGCGAAGGGCTGGTAATGGTCCACCATCATTTTCGCCGCCGGCGCGACGACCGCGGCTATGCCGTGGTAGATATTCTGCGGATCAAGGACGGCTATGTCGTCGAACATTGGGACGTGATGCAGGAAGTGCCGGAGACGGCACGCAACGAAAACGGAATGTTCTGACTGACCGGCCCCAAGGCCGGCTGTGGAGGGGAGAGAAGAATGCCGCTTCTGCCGGATGGTAGCGAAAAGGGCCTGAAGGGCCACTTCAAGGAAGATTTCAGCCACCGCACCCGCATCGGGCTTGCCCCGCGTGCCGGCCATATCGACCGCGACGCACCCTATAAGCGCATCGCCACGGAAGAGGCATGGACCTTCCCCTCGCTGGTCGAGGCGCAGGTGAAATATCTGGAAAGCGGGGCAGCCTCGGGCGACGACTCGCTCAAGATGGCGGGCATGTTCGCGAAGATGCCGTCCCTGCAGGAAATGCTGCAGGATCTGGGCGAGCTGCGCATTTCGCACATGGATGAATTCGGGATCGACCGGCAATTGCTGCTGCTCACCGCGCCCGGTGTGCAGGTGGTGAAGCCCGGCGAAGGCACGCCTTTGTCGCGCGAGGCGAACGATATTGCCGCCGATGCCTGCGCCCGCCA from the Erythrobacter sp. SG61-1L genome contains:
- a CDS encoding dienelactone hydrolase family protein → MCDDFTAVADDATLAKRGLSRRDFAAISAAAMGTLTVSTACAAQGNGPALTESTVTITTPDGKMDAFFVHPAEGKHPAVIMYPDIAGLRDAYKVMARTLAASGYAVVAVNHYYRSAKAPVMNTISEFFAPEGREKLGPMMAKLTVPAIVSDAKAIVAWLDANPAVDASKKIAAEGYCMTGSYAVRTAAAVPDRVGAVSSFHGGGLVTPAPDSPHKMLKGTKALYLFAIAQNDDKRSPDDKVALRHAAEDAGVGARVEVFAADHGWCTVDSAAYEQVEAERARTLSLWNYGKMG
- the ligA gene encoding protocatechuate 4,5-dioxygenase subunit alpha gives rise to the protein MSDKKQRIDIHEYLAAFDDIPGTRVFTAKRARKGYWLNQFAMSLMKAENRERFKADESAYLDEWNLTPAAKQAVLDRNYNAMIDEGGNVYFLSKLFSTDGKSFQFAAGSMTGMTQEEYAQMMINGGRSPEGVRSIKGGF
- a CDS encoding class III extradiol dioxygenase subunit beta — its product is MARVTTGITSSHIPALGAALQTKTSDNEYWGPVFKGYEPIKEWIKQPGNMPDVVVLVYNDHASAFDMNVIPTFSIGCAESFKPADEGWGPRPVPDVIGHPDLAWHIAQSLILDDFDMTIFNKMDVDHGCTVPLSMIFGEPEEWPCKVIPFPVNVVTYPPPSGRRCFNLGDSIRAAVESFPEDLNVHVWGTGGMSHQLQGPRAGLINKEFDLNFIDKLIEDPETLSKMPHIEYLREAGSEGIELVMWLIMRGALGDKVKDLYTFYHIPASNTALGALLLQPEETAGTPLEPRKVMSGHSLTAEA
- a CDS encoding CmcJ/NvfI family oxidoreductase, whose product is MAGGSVRAAIGYTEDTGKQPYFYANAHEKDYVPLAPVEMEIADARGMETSLDREGFILVEHASSVPDLTDLDAVVRIHAGEVEQLLKDVSGADHIVMMPRGILRFSERLGQNAAHDNSHPARFAHVDMSISAAEEARDKGAPGPEITGGRKIVRSAQYNVWRVLSGPPQDVPLALCAWPSVEDGDLIDCLAIFDPPDGGPEWSFGNYVIKHNPNHRWYYYSNMRPDEAIVFKTSESDTGKARLMPHGAFDNPEVGADAPARVSLEMRGTAYWFE
- a CDS encoding SDR family oxidoreductase, which translates into the protein MSTADRPWEGRVAFITGAVTGIGLGVAQAFADAGMRLALSYRNEDDKNRVAEWFKAKGYEQPLFLKLDVTDRARFAQVAEEVVQHFGEVHVLVNNAGVSVFGPTDEASYDDYDWIMGVNFGGVVNGLVSFLPKIKASHGRRHVVNIASMAAFLPGPQAGIYTASKFAVRGLTESLRYNLAPHKIGCSLCCPALTRTNAWTSALKRPDGFGTSGFPDVAKGELEQFGTAFEEGMDPYEVGTKILAGMTEQKGLILTHPEHGPDFEEIHAATMAALPQEEAPAGRLKIEQLRRDAMKAAEAGLVISLDDLT
- a CDS encoding nuclear transport factor 2 family protein, whose translation is MRLALFAALLALPAAPSLAGEGPAGEAEKPCTTRDVANGFIPLFYEQGKIREAYEAWVAEDYIQHNPHATDGRDAAIAFLEPFYQRNPTHRMIVHRVLVDGDLIAVHLHGQTGPDDRGAAAVDILRVKDCKIVEHWDVTQPVPEHSANPNGMF
- a CDS encoding nuclear transport factor 2 family protein, with product MSDVEARLAELEHKVGVLEDVQAIRRLHWAYGYYIDFNRPDEVADLFAEDGAVVFLSGEYIGHAGVKRLYGDWIAGRFTGGRPGPVNGLLLDHFQMQDIITVAPDRQTAKGRFHGILLGGWHDDFQDTKEEMMPQQFMEAGIYENDYVKVDGIWKIKRLDYMMQWQGDYEQGWAHTTAHLQPAEKTFPEDPLGPDVLLPADQHRQTWPYRQDVPMHFAHPKFGSVLAGQEKK
- a CDS encoding Gfo/Idh/MocA family oxidoreductase, translated to MRIALVGAGAFGEKHLDGLKNVEGVEITSVISRRAEQAAEVAAKYGAKHSGTELSEALERDDVDAVILCTPTQMHAEQAIACMNAGKHVQVEIPLSDSWADAEAVEAKQKETGLVCMVGHTRRFNPSHQYVHNKIAAGELNIQQMDVQTYFFRRKNMNAKGEPRSWTDHLLWHHAAHTIDLFAYQAGKIVTANAIQGPKHPELGIAMDMSIQLKSETGAICTLSLSFNNDGPLGTFFRYIGDNATYIARYDDLVTGKEEPIDLTGTTISNNGIELQDREFVAAIREGREPNSSVSSVLDCYRVIGELAASLEAQDGWS
- a CDS encoding nuclear transport factor 2 family protein codes for the protein MTDPADTSDRENLSVREVAERFIELFHHQDNPAAAFKAWVHPDYIQHNPNAPTGRDATLEVLDAAVRNNPELTHDVKRVIHGEEKDGEGLVMVHHHFRRRRDDRGYAVVDILRIKDGYVVEHWDVMQEVPETARNENGMF
- a CDS encoding aldo/keto reductase, producing the protein MKRQLANRSVHPVGLGCMNLSWAYGTPPSQEDGIKLLNRALDLGYDHLDTARIYGAGKNEALIAEALKGRRKEFFLASKCGIVVEGPKRGVDCSPEAIESAVETSLKLLDTDHIDLYYMHRFDPKVPIADSVGALKAAIDAGKIGAYGVSEWSSAHIREAHAIHPVGAVQTEYSLWTRNVELGVLDTCKELGIPLVAFSPVGRGALGGVLKDPTTLEEGDLRNIMPRFNAENWPKNLALIEQFVALAAEAGVTPGQLANAWVLSRGDNVHVIPGTTSLQHLEDNYNAANVAIAQDVLDRADALINQQTVAGHRYHDAIRPTIDTEDFA
- a CDS encoding amidohydrolase family protein; amino-acid sequence: MTMVIDCHGHYTVLPKGHDAWREEQKAAFKAGVAAPAYPEISDDEIRETIEQNQLRLIKERGADLTIFSPRASAMAPHVGDQSVAVPWARACNDLIARVVGLFPETFVGVCMLPQSQEADMTSSIAELERCVTELGFIGCNLNPDASGGFFKQPALTDKFWYPFYEKMVELDVPAMIHVSGSCNPAMHATGGYYLAADTVAFMQLLEGDLFSDFPTLRFIIPHGGGAVPYHWGRYRGLADMLKKPALDQHLMNNIFFDTCVYHQPGIDLLADVIENKNILFGSEMVGAVRGIDPTTGHYFDDTKRYIDALDISDTEKHAIFEGNARKVFPRLDARLKERGL
- a CDS encoding DUF2218 domain-containing protein encodes the protein MTANETAAIATGLARCAKPERYIQQLVSHWGHKMATSYADGLGAFPFSEIENATMQVHGEGIAITLVTGDAERNVHLRGVIERHIDRFAFKEAPLSYEWKEQ